Proteins encoded within one genomic window of Actinomycetota bacterium:
- a CDS encoding acyltransferase: MQDLNTRATTTYLKGIAITGVVVGHTLFHYVPGSLSKTAGLENCMVAIFFVLSGFGIYHSLEKSLSHSEGKKRALAVYFKNRAWRIYPLFWLSLFLTPFFVQQFVGWHDFSPGLVIKYLGFAPFIDEYPKPADFMWFIHALIPCYLLAPILYLLLKYLRPAKFLAVNLLFMLLFGFLSIWVLGHTGVLPVQTFVYRSFIFGNIFLFAIGMSISPLFSILKHVFRNRLQGYLLVGLSLVLFTGSLRYSRTQDILFANSGTYLAPIFFISVFILCLTVIALNPILPFRSLFSFFGTHSYSIYLFHIPFWGLLSSLGIVYSFSQTSDAQAGNVPMTLLLLLPFFAFCALLDAMQNRSGDIFRNWRNLMGAYPSKLVPQEINADEENLIQGDKSS, translated from the coding sequence ATGCAAGATCTGAACACGAGGGCTACTACGACTTACCTCAAGGGCATCGCCATCACCGGTGTTGTAGTCGGTCACACTTTATTTCACTATGTTCCAGGGAGCTTGAGTAAAACCGCCGGTCTGGAAAATTGCATGGTCGCGATTTTCTTCGTGCTCAGCGGATTTGGTATTTATCATTCTCTGGAAAAAAGCTTGAGCCACAGTGAAGGAAAGAAGCGGGCGCTCGCCGTTTATTTCAAAAACAGGGCCTGGCGGATATACCCTCTTTTTTGGTTATCCCTGTTTTTGACTCCCTTCTTCGTACAACAATTCGTTGGCTGGCATGATTTCAGCCCAGGGTTAGTAATCAAATATTTGGGTTTTGCGCCGTTTATCGACGAGTATCCCAAACCCGCCGATTTCATGTGGTTCATACATGCACTGATCCCGTGCTACCTGCTGGCACCGATCCTGTATCTGCTACTCAAATATTTAAGACCAGCGAAGTTCCTCGCCGTGAATTTACTTTTCATGTTGCTGTTCGGGTTTCTGTCAATCTGGGTTCTTGGGCATACAGGCGTACTTCCAGTTCAAACTTTCGTCTATCGCAGTTTTATCTTCGGGAATATATTCCTGTTTGCCATAGGAATGTCAATCTCGCCCTTGTTTTCAATTCTTAAGCATGTATTTCGTAATCGCCTGCAAGGTTATTTGCTGGTCGGCTTATCATTGGTTCTTTTCACGGGCTCGCTGCGATACTCCCGCACACAGGATATCCTTTTCGCAAACTCAGGAACCTACCTTGCTCCCATATTCTTTATCAGCGTATTTATTCTCTGCCTGACAGTAATCGCGTTGAACCCGATACTGCCTTTCAGGTCACTATTCAGTTTCTTTGGTACGCATTCTTATTCCATCTACCTATTCCACATTCCATTCTGGGGGCTATTATCATCATTAGGCATCGTTTACTCCTTTTCGCAAACATCCGATGCGCAGGCTGGAAACGTACCAATGACGCTATTGCTACTGCTACCCTTTTTCGCATTTTGCGCTCTGTTGGATGCCATGCAAAATCGGTCTGGCGATATATTCAGAAATTGGCGGAACCTCATGGGCGCTTATCCATCCAAGCTGGTACCCCAGGAGATCAATGCAGATGAAGAGAATTTGATACAGGGTGACAAGTCCAGTTAA
- a CDS encoding glycosyltransferase family 4 protein, whose amino-acid sequence MRILQVPANAGYGGMPLHVLTLSKGLAARGHVVEILCMGDGPMVSAYERAGFKVTVVTHLSSKSRRDPLTLIRTIRFLRAAVARSAPEIIHTHGPRASFFMGLTLFGRRRIPLVASAHGSYSQFSFGHETEFGVLKSKARGLQYRWIDRLTGRLADLFIAVCEATRKDIVEGLGVPEAKVVVVHNGIEDHRADAATVKALRAGLGYESGNRLVVFVGRVAFHKGVGYLADAAESVLMKLPEARFLVVGEGPMEEALRQRAEKPPLIGRFTLMGMRTNALEIIAMADLLVLPSLSEGLPLSLLEAAMSGKAMVASNVGGVSEVVVEGETGLLVNPRDSDALATAISSLLNNDDERENMGAAARRLWEMQFTADGMTGKMEEEYFRLLAR is encoded by the coding sequence ATGAGGATCCTCCAGGTTCCAGCCAATGCGGGCTATGGGGGTATGCCGCTTCACGTGCTGACGCTTTCCAAGGGTTTAGCAGCTCGAGGGCATGTGGTTGAAATTCTGTGCATGGGCGATGGCCCCATGGTCTCCGCTTATGAGCGTGCTGGTTTTAAGGTCACGGTAGTGACCCATCTGAGCAGCAAGTCTCGCCGTGATCCTCTGACACTGATACGGACGATCCGGTTTTTGAGGGCGGCTGTTGCCAGGTCGGCACCGGAAATCATCCACACTCATGGCCCAAGAGCAAGTTTTTTTATGGGACTGACGTTATTTGGAAGGCGGCGGATACCGCTCGTTGCTTCGGCTCATGGATCTTATTCCCAGTTCTCATTTGGGCATGAAACCGAGTTCGGAGTTCTCAAAAGCAAGGCGCGCGGCCTCCAGTATCGCTGGATCGACCGGCTTACCGGCCGCCTTGCTGATCTGTTCATCGCTGTATGCGAGGCGACCAGGAAAGATATTGTCGAAGGGCTGGGAGTGCCTGAGGCAAAGGTGGTTGTCGTCCACAACGGTATTGAGGATCATCGAGCCGATGCCGCGACTGTTAAAGCATTGCGAGCCGGTCTTGGATACGAATCTGGAAACAGGCTGGTTGTGTTCGTAGGCAGGGTCGCTTTTCACAAAGGTGTGGGCTATCTGGCTGACGCGGCCGAGTCAGTGCTGATGAAGTTGCCAGAGGCACGGTTCCTTGTGGTTGGAGAGGGACCGATGGAGGAAGCGTTGAGGCAGAGGGCGGAAAAGCCTCCTTTAATCGGCAGGTTCACATTGATGGGAATGCGAACCAACGCCCTTGAAATCATAGCTATGGCTGATCTGCTCGTTCTGCCTTCGCTTTCAGAGGGCCTGCCACTATCTTTGCTGGAAGCGGCTATGTCTGGCAAAGCGATGGTAGCGAGCAATGTAGGCGGAGTTTCTGAGGTTGTTGTTGAGGGTGAAACCGGTTTGCTGGTGAATCCCCGCGATTCAGATGCACTGGCTACCGCAATATCGTCGCTGCTTAATAATGATGATGAGCGGGAAAATATGGGCGCTGCTGCACGAAGATTGTGGGAAATGCAGTTCACAGCTGACGGGATGACAGGCAAGATGGAAGAAGAGTACTTTCGACTGCTGGCGCGTTAA
- a CDS encoding SPASM domain-containing protein, translating into MMCWEHSSEFEGWGADNLSREYHAGKKNKSTVMDYDIYESFVRSLRSTGTREISFAGIGEPLLHKRIVDAVTLAKSLGMKVWITTNGSLLTRDLMTELLSAGLDDINVSLNAGATEEYALVHTNQDANRFEEIVNNLVWLKDHKLHGGFDTPRVTISNVVSNLNSHRVVDMMDVAVKVGAVSVTYRPIDICPQTERFALGPADMEILAGGFAAAAELGKSKGIGNNIDFFYRLLALREAGNIPSPCFAGWLYPFVLANGDVTYCCISREVLGNLEERSFKAIWFDPQRRYLNDQAIRIHKTQTPLPKSRCSGCELTLSNQRIYDRLWPLWGRPCFTPSCP; encoded by the coding sequence GTGATGTGCTGGGAGCATTCTTCAGAATTTGAAGGTTGGGGCGCTGATAACCTCTCCCGCGAGTATCACGCCGGCAAGAAGAATAAATCCACGGTCATGGATTATGACATCTATGAATCATTCGTCCGCAGCCTCCGAAGCACCGGAACCCGCGAGATCAGCTTTGCCGGCATCGGCGAGCCTTTGCTTCATAAACGTATTGTGGACGCAGTGACACTTGCCAAGTCTCTGGGAATGAAGGTCTGGATAACAACGAACGGCTCACTGCTCACACGTGACCTGATGACTGAACTGCTGTCGGCGGGACTCGATGATATCAATGTCAGCCTTAACGCCGGGGCCACCGAGGAATATGCCCTGGTGCATACGAACCAGGATGCCAACCGTTTCGAAGAGATAGTGAATAATCTGGTATGGCTGAAGGATCACAAACTTCATGGCGGGTTTGACACTCCACGGGTGACGATCTCCAATGTCGTCAGCAACCTGAACAGTCACAGGGTAGTGGATATGATGGATGTTGCCGTGAAGGTCGGTGCGGTGAGCGTCACTTATCGCCCGATTGACATTTGCCCTCAAACCGAGCGCTTCGCGCTTGGTCCCGCTGACATGGAAATACTAGCCGGAGGATTCGCGGCAGCTGCCGAACTGGGTAAAAGCAAAGGGATTGGAAACAACATCGACTTTTTCTACCGGCTGCTGGCGCTTCGTGAAGCCGGTAATATCCCTTCCCCCTGTTTCGCCGGCTGGCTTTACCCCTTTGTTCTCGCAAACGGCGATGTTACCTATTGTTGTATCAGCCGCGAAGTGCTTGGCAATCTAGAAGAGCGCAGTTTTAAAGCTATCTGGTTCGACCCCCAGCGGCGTTATCTGAACGACCAGGCCATACGAATCCACAAGACCCAGACACCCTTGCCCAAAAGCCGCTGTAGCGGCTGTGAGCTGACCCTTTCAAATCAACGTATCTATGATCGGCTCTGGCCCTTGTGGGGCCGCCCCTGTTTCACACCTTCCTGTCCCTGA
- a CDS encoding methyltransferase domain-containing protein yields the protein MRLFFKNIADFTNDRSVAARCRAGRHALFRSLIESKPKPLKILDLGGTQNFWETTGLLNPEANDITLLNVMPIAVDKPGFRSMVGDARSMPEFENGEFDVVFSNSVIEHVGTYDDQRSMAREIKRVGHSYFVQTPNRYFPIEPHTVFPLFQFLPIAIRAWLLNHFSLGWFEKIGDREQARELAKSIRLLTGKEFADLFPDATFEKESFLGMTKSFIVYGGWNGGNE from the coding sequence ATGAGATTATTCTTTAAGAATATTGCTGATTTCACAAATGACAGATCTGTAGCAGCAAGGTGTCGTGCGGGCAGGCATGCTCTTTTTCGATCATTGATTGAAAGCAAACCGAAACCGTTGAAGATACTCGATCTTGGCGGCACACAGAATTTTTGGGAGACGACTGGTTTGCTGAATCCGGAAGCGAACGATATCACTCTATTGAACGTCATGCCCATCGCAGTGGACAAACCTGGCTTTCGCAGCATGGTTGGAGACGCAAGAAGTATGCCGGAATTTGAGAATGGGGAGTTCGACGTGGTATTTTCGAATTCGGTGATAGAGCATGTCGGTACTTATGATGATCAGAGATCGATGGCCAGGGAGATCAAGCGCGTTGGTCACAGCTACTTTGTTCAGACTCCGAACCGGTATTTCCCGATTGAGCCACACACCGTATTTCCGCTTTTTCAGTTTTTGCCAATCGCAATACGTGCATGGTTATTGAACCACTTTTCCCTTGGTTGGTTTGAAAAAATAGGCGATCGCGAGCAAGCGCGGGAGCTGGCAAAAAGTATCAGGCTGTTAACAGGAAAAGAATTCGCGGACCTGTTCCCGGATGCCACATTCGAAAAAGAGAGTTTTCTGGGAATGACAAAATCCTTCATAGTCTACGGTGGCTGGAATGGGGGAAATGAATAA
- a CDS encoding WecB/TagA/CpsF family glycosyltransferase — MSVDCVDMQEALDIVEGFIVSGEPHYVVTPNLHFVALADKNLLFRNAINNADLCLADGVPLLWISRLKRVPLKGRVNGTDFVHALCERLAPTTWPIFLLGTTEENNAAAARNLEKLYPGLKVAGRYSPPFGFEDSSESKKICNLIIESGAKVVFVAFSDPKRELWIVDNYKSMGGPVCIGIGGSLDFIAGSVRRAPVWMQRKGLEWFFRVVVEPRRLGKRYMRDIFDVFRIVIRSVGEKRH; from the coding sequence GTGAGCGTTGATTGCGTGGACATGCAGGAAGCGCTGGATATAGTAGAGGGTTTCATAGTTTCAGGCGAGCCCCACTATGTAGTCACACCCAACCTGCATTTCGTGGCGTTAGCTGACAAAAACCTGCTTTTTCGCAATGCTATCAATAACGCCGATTTATGCCTGGCAGACGGAGTCCCCCTTCTTTGGATTTCCCGCCTGAAACGCGTCCCCCTGAAAGGGCGGGTAAATGGCACCGACTTTGTCCATGCACTTTGTGAAAGGCTGGCGCCCACGACCTGGCCGATATTCCTTCTGGGAACAACTGAAGAAAACAATGCGGCGGCCGCGAGGAATCTTGAGAAGCTTTACCCGGGCCTCAAAGTAGCAGGCCGCTATTCACCACCGTTCGGATTTGAGGATTCATCAGAAAGCAAAAAGATCTGTAACCTGATTATCGAATCCGGTGCGAAGGTCGTATTCGTCGCATTCAGTGATCCAAAGCGCGAGTTATGGATCGTAGATAACTACAAGAGCATGGGGGGCCCGGTTTGTATAGGGATCGGCGGCTCCCTTGATTTTATTGCCGGCTCTGTTCGCCGCGCCCCTGTATGGATGCAACGCAAAGGCCTGGAGTGGTTTTTCCGGGTTGTCGTCGAGCCGCGTCGCCTGGGTAAACGCTATATGCGGGATATATTTGACGTCTTCAGGATTGTCATCAGGTCAGTCGGCGAAAAACGTCACTAG
- a CDS encoding methyltransferase domain-containing protein, whose product MEFVADPDVYEKDSTTNQHAENQASAGAQRIDEEYLIPYLRREPAERILDAGCGIGRTVKNLIERGYDAYGIDLPCLAEYWSKDGNDPGRFFCCDAARLPFPDGYFDVVLSMGVIEHIGTIDGDCTLADDYRSARQFYADELIRVTRTGGRMLIACPNKRFPIDPQHTASDRFSPDTAVFRLRNFLFEKTGLNIHRTWGKYHLLSYSEVEQLFIKHGGAHEMEALPIKGYFGLTIFGSGFLRPFGRLAEVWINDMPAAMRATSLNPYVMVQVRK is encoded by the coding sequence TTGGAGTTTGTTGCGGATCCAGATGTGTACGAAAAAGATTCGACAACCAACCAGCACGCCGAAAATCAGGCATCAGCCGGAGCCCAGAGAATAGACGAGGAATATCTGATTCCATATCTGCGCAGGGAGCCGGCAGAGCGCATCCTGGATGCTGGTTGCGGCATCGGCAGGACGGTGAAAAATCTAATTGAGCGTGGTTATGATGCATATGGGATAGATCTGCCCTGTCTGGCTGAGTACTGGTCAAAGGATGGAAATGACCCCGGGCGTTTTTTCTGCTGCGATGCCGCTCGTCTTCCCTTCCCAGACGGGTATTTCGATGTTGTTCTATCGATGGGCGTGATCGAACATATCGGAACGATCGATGGTGACTGTACCCTGGCCGATGATTACCGGTCGGCGCGTCAATTTTATGCTGATGAACTGATTCGAGTGACCAGAACCGGCGGCAGGATGCTTATAGCCTGTCCCAACAAGCGTTTTCCCATCGATCCTCAACACACGGCAAGTGACAGATTCAGTCCGGATACGGCTGTTTTCCGCCTGCGAAATTTTCTGTTTGAAAAGACGGGATTGAATATTCACCGCACCTGGGGCAAGTACCATCTGCTTTCATACAGCGAAGTCGAGCAACTTTTCATCAAGCACGGGGGCGCGCACGAAATGGAAGCGCTGCCGATAAAAGGCTATTTTGGCCTTACCATATTCGGTTCTGGATTTTTAAGGCCGTTCGGGCGCTTGGCAGAAGTCTGGATAAATGACATGCCGGCGGCAATGAGGGCCACCAGCCTCAATCCTTATGTGATGGTCCAGGTCAGAAAATAG
- a CDS encoding glycosyltransferase family 2 protein — protein sequence MSTSRKAYNAHSSSSSPDVTVIIVNWNLKDELGACLESLNEYGGDLKIETIVVDNGSTDGSTEMIERDHPQVRLICNTENAGFSRANNQAMAVAGGRYYFLLNNDTLLYKGSLPRLVEFMENHDDVGICGPRVVNGDGTLQVRSKGSYPTIPRALGQYFLPAGMRHTASRSLGFYESKENIFPEPMDWISGCAMLVRRTAVERVGVLDADIFMYLEDVDWCYRMKLAGWQVWNVPDSVVLHYGGRSMNKQSGAAVGAHAAGLLAFYSRYHGRGTAIVFRAILGAGYAVQAIGWLVSGIFGRRDGLDKIKRMFRRRDAGLGR from the coding sequence GTGAGTACATCCCGGAAAGCATACAATGCACATTCTTCATCGTCCTCTCCGGATGTTACTGTCATAATTGTCAACTGGAACCTCAAAGATGAGCTGGGCGCCTGTCTTGAGAGCCTGAATGAATATGGCGGCGATCTGAAGATCGAGACGATCGTTGTGGATAATGGTTCCACCGATGGCAGCACGGAGATGATTGAACGGGATCATCCTCAAGTAAGGCTGATTTGCAACACCGAAAACGCAGGTTTTTCACGGGCTAACAATCAGGCAATGGCAGTGGCTGGCGGCCGTTATTACTTTCTGCTCAACAATGATACGCTTCTTTACAAAGGGTCGCTTCCTCGTCTGGTCGAGTTCATGGAAAACCACGATGACGTCGGTATCTGTGGTCCCCGTGTTGTCAATGGAGATGGTACGCTCCAGGTTCGTTCAAAGGGGAGCTATCCGACGATTCCGAGGGCGTTGGGCCAATATTTTTTGCCTGCAGGCATGAGACATACGGCCTCACGATCATTAGGTTTTTATGAGTCTAAGGAAAATATATTTCCCGAACCCATGGACTGGATAAGCGGATGTGCAATGTTGGTGCGCCGTACGGCAGTCGAAAGGGTAGGAGTGCTGGATGCTGATATATTTATGTATCTGGAAGATGTTGACTGGTGCTATCGTATGAAGCTTGCCGGCTGGCAGGTATGGAATGTCCCAGACTCCGTTGTGCTTCACTACGGCGGCCGTAGTATGAACAAGCAGAGTGGCGCCGCCGTGGGTGCTCATGCCGCCGGACTGCTCGCTTTTTATTCCCGCTATCATGGTCGTGGCACCGCTATCGTGTTTCGGGCCATACTGGGAGCAGGATACGCGGTTCAGGCAATCGGTTGGCTTGTCAGCGGGATTTTCGGTCGACGTGACGGGCTGGACAAGATCAAGCGCATGTTTCGACGCCGCGATGCGGGTTTAGGGCGATGA
- a CDS encoding nucleotidyltransferase family protein: protein MDDSQTFKAKRLLQEQIDWPRLLDLTNRHLVTPLVFHYLDSAGLVDAVPPDILARMRHFTVANLARNMQRYAELNRILDSFTASDIPVVVLKGAALAKTVYADESLRQFGDIDVLIPRDGLARAKAIMIESGYTLLKDNYPVPDHLNEELGCEWTYYNSTTVMEIHWNLIDLKAPFNLDPPGMIERSIPLLLNDHKALALSPEDELIHLCIHQYKHHWQQLRDLCDISELLRYHDVSLDWSQTLVRSSEVGADRCLFYTLLLSKRLLDAPVPDDVISILSQRVSPGVISRSIFDLIEKSTLTFDSPHGFWPLILVKGFSAKVQLVRETFIHENNIGEGKTEEPSDKNKNILQTPTRVVLRMVRSLMAYRNLVWILFVNLSRNVSKKFPASRRRG, encoded by the coding sequence TTGGATGACAGCCAGACGTTCAAGGCAAAGCGTCTGTTGCAGGAGCAGATCGACTGGCCTCGATTGCTCGATCTGACAAACCGCCACCTGGTTACTCCCCTCGTATTTCATTATCTTGATTCCGCCGGGCTCGTCGATGCTGTTCCACCTGACATTCTTGCGAGAATGCGTCATTTCACAGTCGCGAATCTCGCACGTAATATGCAGCGTTATGCGGAACTGAACCGCATCCTGGATTCTTTCACCGCCAGCGACATACCGGTCGTTGTCCTAAAGGGAGCAGCCCTGGCAAAGACGGTTTACGCAGATGAAAGCTTACGCCAGTTCGGAGATATCGATGTACTTATACCTCGCGATGGCCTGGCTAGAGCAAAAGCAATCATGATCGAATCGGGTTACACCCTTCTCAAGGACAATTATCCTGTTCCCGATCACCTCAACGAAGAGCTTGGTTGCGAATGGACTTATTACAATTCGACCACAGTCATGGAGATCCACTGGAACCTGATTGACCTTAAGGCTCCGTTTAATCTGGACCCACCTGGAATGATCGAGCGATCGATCCCGCTTTTATTGAATGATCACAAAGCATTGGCGCTGTCGCCTGAGGACGAGCTCATTCATCTGTGCATCCATCAGTACAAGCACCACTGGCAACAGCTTCGGGACCTTTGTGATATTTCAGAGCTTCTGCGCTACCACGATGTTTCACTTGACTGGAGTCAGACTCTTGTTCGCTCGTCTGAAGTCGGTGCCGACAGATGCCTTTTTTATACTCTTCTACTCTCAAAACGTTTACTTGACGCACCCGTTCCTGACGACGTCATCTCGATTCTTTCTCAACGCGTCAGTCCGGGTGTTATTTCCAGGAGTATCTTCGATCTGATTGAAAAGAGCACCCTGACATTCGACTCACCCCATGGCTTCTGGCCGTTAATACTCGTTAAAGGCTTTTCCGCCAAGGTACAGCTCGTCAGGGAAACTTTCATTCATGAGAACAACATCGGCGAGGGCAAGACAGAGGAACCATCAGACAAGAATAAGAATATTTTACAAACCCCCACCCGTGTAGTATTACGTATGGTACGTTCACTGATGGCTTACAGAAATCTGGTGTGGATATTGTTCGTCAATCTTTCCAGGAATGTTTCCAAGAAGTTCCCTGCGTCACGGCGACGCGGCTGA
- a CDS encoding glycosyltransferase has protein sequence MKVALYYPWVYLRSGVERMIVELVSRSEHDWTIFTSHYYPGQTFPEFQKLKIVELSDVSVDRGYSAVSNAAITILRQKINLSDFDALVVSSEGLGDLITFRNHSVPVICYCHTPLKIIHDPFVRRKYLNENPRMKAPFFFFSRIFKIFDRIAWRYYDYVLCNSDEVRSRIIRAKLAPKEKVEVLSPGLDVEYMQPTWKYDKRFVVVGRIKWWKNIELAIEAFREFKRNHPEFSDFRLFITGQVESGSEQYLSMLKKIAGTEDDIVFQRDPTEEELMETYRSCYCLLFPSLNEDWGLTPLEAMGAGKPVIAVNQGGPKESVVDGETGYLVSPESRAFAEAMSRLAADPELTQKLGRAGAERVKRYDWSHFVQRFDARLEKIAGNMEHPE, from the coding sequence ATGAAAGTAGCCTTATACTATCCATGGGTCTATCTGCGTTCTGGCGTCGAGCGAATGATCGTAGAGCTTGTTAGCCGTAGCGAGCATGACTGGACTATCTTTACCAGTCACTATTATCCGGGGCAGACATTCCCGGAGTTTCAGAAGCTGAAGATTGTCGAACTCTCAGATGTTTCAGTCGATCGTGGATATTCAGCGGTCAGCAATGCCGCAATCACGATCTTGCGGCAGAAGATAAACCTTTCTGACTTCGATGCGCTGGTTGTCTCCTCAGAGGGGCTCGGCGATCTCATTACGTTTCGAAATCATAGCGTGCCTGTGATCTGTTATTGCCATACTCCCCTGAAGATCATCCATGATCCTTTCGTGCGGCGTAAATATCTTAATGAGAATCCCCGGATGAAAGCTCCGTTTTTCTTTTTTTCCAGGATATTCAAGATTTTTGACCGGATCGCCTGGAGATATTATGACTATGTTCTATGCAACAGCGATGAGGTTCGAAGCCGTATCATCAGGGCGAAGCTGGCGCCTAAGGAAAAAGTCGAAGTGCTCAGTCCGGGACTGGATGTCGAATACATGCAGCCGACCTGGAAATACGATAAGCGTTTTGTCGTCGTGGGCCGGATCAAGTGGTGGAAGAACATCGAACTGGCAATTGAGGCATTCCGGGAGTTCAAGCGCAATCACCCGGAATTTTCTGACTTCAGGCTTTTTATCACAGGACAGGTGGAGTCAGGTAGCGAGCAGTATCTATCGATGCTGAAAAAGATAGCAGGCACTGAAGACGATATTGTTTTCCAGCGAGATCCGACTGAAGAGGAGCTGATGGAAACTTACCGCTCCTGCTACTGCCTGCTGTTTCCCAGCCTCAACGAGGACTGGGGCCTGACGCCGCTCGAAGCCATGGGTGCAGGAAAACCGGTGATCGCTGTCAACCAGGGTGGGCCAAAAGAGAGTGTGGTTGATGGCGAGACTGGGTATCTGGTGTCCCCAGAGTCACGCGCTTTCGCGGAGGCCATGAGCCGTCTGGCCGCAGACCCGGAACTGACTCAGAAGCTTGGACGAGCGGGCGCTGAGCGGGTCAAGAGATATGACTGGAGCCATTTCGTCCAGAGATTTGATGCTCGCCTGGAAAAGATAGCGGGCAACATGGAACATCCGGAATAG
- a CDS encoding glycosyltransferase family 39 protein, translating to MTLILFIGLALLSYWSIMNNTQVADDWGLLSRTVQIPSSELWRLFLVQSPLFIRPVPFFTVWIFYQVFGLNPMPSHLLNVIVHAINACLLIWVLGKFSVSRLTCYLAAILFLVTPIGAESVGWTTGRFGVICLFFILLTLGFYVTFLQNGRQRYFLAALLTTVAAWFSKEPSMILVILIPLLELVFLTAPSDDQSKRSFKTTLRLNFRPILIRLSILFFLFAAYIALRYAIMGRLGGAPYVPLFGKPNLRAIAVTFEALLAPLDRLEVSRNIMLPIAAYVGTLYLISLSLVVLNWKRSAAASHRAWLFFALFFAITLVPIYSFAFMTGLSAYLINSRMFYLPYAAFISVMVIGLLEFGWKSPTWRIIVAMAILPLVPVFIWGLNQNNKVWERASVIAFNILDETQEQLPDPPPDAKLYFRNVPRLEGAHIMASALKESLQLKYDRRDIEVYYVNPDPNLIDFFPDKAAESGDGYLFDYDWDSGRLSLVRGPQAAP from the coding sequence TTGACGCTGATCCTGTTTATCGGCCTGGCATTACTCTCTTACTGGTCGATTATGAACAATACTCAGGTAGCGGATGATTGGGGCCTTCTATCCAGAACGGTCCAGATCCCATCTAGCGAACTCTGGCGCCTGTTCCTGGTTCAGTCGCCATTATTTATCAGGCCTGTACCATTCTTTACCGTATGGATTTTTTATCAGGTTTTTGGATTGAATCCGATGCCTTCGCATTTGCTCAATGTGATCGTGCATGCGATAAATGCCTGCCTTCTCATATGGGTTCTCGGCAAATTCAGCGTTTCCCGGCTCACCTGTTACCTGGCCGCTATTCTGTTTCTGGTCACTCCAATCGGCGCCGAGTCGGTGGGCTGGACCACAGGCAGGTTTGGTGTCATTTGCCTCTTCTTTATTCTCCTGACACTAGGTTTTTACGTGACATTTCTTCAGAATGGACGCCAGCGTTATTTCCTGGCCGCCCTTCTTACGACAGTTGCAGCCTGGTTCAGCAAGGAACCCTCGATGATCCTGGTCATCCTTATTCCTTTGCTGGAGTTGGTCTTTTTAACGGCGCCATCAGATGATCAATCCAAGCGCAGCTTCAAAACGACTTTAAGACTCAACTTCAGGCCGATATTGATCAGGTTGTCGATCCTGTTTTTTTTGTTTGCAGCTTATATAGCTTTGCGATACGCGATAATGGGAAGGCTGGGAGGCGCTCCCTATGTACCTCTCTTCGGCAAGCCTAACCTCAGGGCGATCGCAGTGACATTCGAAGCGCTATTGGCTCCATTGGACCGGTTGGAAGTCTCAAGAAACATCATGCTTCCAATAGCCGCTTACGTCGGTACTCTATATTTGATCTCGCTAAGTCTGGTTGTCCTGAACTGGAAAAGGTCTGCGGCCGCATCACATCGCGCCTGGCTCTTTTTTGCTTTGTTTTTCGCCATTACGTTGGTGCCTATCTACTCTTTTGCATTCATGACCGGTCTCAGCGCCTACCTGATCAACAGCCGTATGTTTTATCTTCCATATGCAGCTTTCATATCAGTCATGGTAATCGGCTTGCTGGAATTCGGGTGGAAGAGCCCAACCTGGCGGATAATAGTAGCAATGGCCATCCTGCCGTTAGTGCCAGTCTTCATCTGGGGCCTGAATCAAAACAATAAAGTCTGGGAAAGAGCGTCGGTGATCGCCTTCAACATCCTCGATGAGACACAGGAACAACTGCCTGATCCCCCACCCGATGCAAAACTGTATTTCCGGAACGTTCCCAGACTGGAGGGAGCACATATCATGGCTTCAGCGCTGAAGGAATCGTTACAGCTTAAGTACGATCGGCGGGACATAGAGGTCTATTATGTGAATCCTGACCCGAACCTGATAGATTTCTTTCCCGACAAGGCTGCTGAATCTGGTGACGGCTACCTTTTTGATTATGACTGGGATTCTGGACGCCTGTCACTTGTCAGAGGCCCACAAGCGGCGCCCTAG